A region of the Pseudomonas sp. TH06 genome:
ACGGGTAAATCGAGCTTTTTGGCGATTTTCGCCAAGTGCTGATTGGCCGTGGTGCGGTCGTTGATAACAACGATGGTGTAGTCCTTGACCTCTTTGGATTCGGTCTTCTGATGCGCCAAACGACTGGCTTCGATATCAGCCATGCCTTTGGCTGATGCATCGTTGATGAATTCGGCTGGCGACTGGGCAAAAGCGCTGCTGGCGAACAATCCCAGAACAGTGACAAAACTCAAACGACGTACTTGGGTGGCCATCCGGCTCATGGTCGCGCCCTCCTTCTCTCAAAATTCAAGCGGGAGCTTGCGCCCCCGCCTCTCAATCAAAACAACCTTCACCGACTACTTCGATTTCTGAGCGGGCTTGCGGCCCATATCTGTTTTCGCAGGCTCTTTATCGACCGTCGTTGTGGTGGTTTTCCCACCTTTGCGACCGGCTTCAGAGGCCTTCGTTCGATCGTTGGCGAAGTTTCCCGAGTTCGAGTTTCTTGAATTAGGCATGATTCTCTACCTCTTGGTATTGATCGTGGCGAGCAGGTGCCCGCCTAGATTGAGAATTTCCTGGCGGGCAAAGGTTTAGAAAAGTTGCCTTTGGCGCGACGAACGGCGGACCCGAAATCAGCTATTGAGCGCGTGATGGTTCTGGCGCTTGGCGGCATACATCGCCTGATCGGCATGGCGAAACAGTTGATGCTCCTCGCAACCATGCTCTGGATAGCGGGCGACACCGATACTCGGCTCGATCTTCAGGTTGTGGCCATCCAGGCGCATCGGTTGCACCAGCACTTGGCGAATCTTTTGCGCAACGCCATCCGCGTCCTCCGCCGCTTGCACACTGTGCAACAACACGACGAATTCATCACCGCCGATCCGCGCGACCGTATCGGTCTCGCGCACGCAGCCCTTGAGGCGGTTGGCCACGGTTTGCAAGAGCATGTCGCCTACCGCATGCCCGAAAGTGTCATTGACCTGTTTGAAGCGATCCAGATCGACATACAACAGCGCCATGTGCCCGGATTGTTCGCGGGCACTGGCCATGGCAGCCTTCAGGCGATCACGGAGCAACTCACGATTGGGCAATTGAGTCAGTTGATCGTATTGCGCCATGCGCCGCAGCCGCGCATGTAATTGTTGACGTTCGATGGCGGTGGCGACCTGGGCGCAGACGTATTGCAGCAGTTCCTTGTCCTGCTCGGTGTAGCGCTCGCCGCCGGGCAGGCTCTTGACGATCATTGCGCCGATGGTGCCGTTTTTCGAGTTCAGCGGGACGCCGAGCCAGCACGGTGAATTCTGTTCGGCCACCAATGCCGCAAAGTCCGGTGGAGAATCGGCACTGTCCGGCGTCAGAAGAATCGGCTGACCACTACGGATCACTTGTGCACACAGGCGCCCGGTGATCGTCCCGGGTTTCTCCGGCTGCAATTCGTGATCATCAACGTGATAAGGGAAGTTCAGCTGTGCGCAGTGCTCGTCGTAGAGCGCCACCGAGAAGTTCATTGCCGGCAGCCACTCACCGATGATCAGGTGGATGCGTTTGAACAACGCCAGCAAATCTTCCGCCGCATGCGCCGCCTCGGAAATCGCATACAGCGCCGCTTGCCGCGATTCGGCCTGTTTGCGTTCGGTGATGTCGCGGGCCACGGCGATACGCAGCTGATCCACTTCCGACCAGCGCGCCGACCAGAGGATATGGGCGACGCTGCCGTCCTTGCGCACGTAGCGGTTTTCAAAATTGAGTTTTGGCTCGCCGCCCATGATCTCGCTGGCGGCAGCGAGGGTGCGCTCGCGATCCGCCGGGTGCACCAGTTCGATCATTGGCCGGCCGATCAACTCGTCAGGCGTGTAGCCGAAAACGCGCTCGCAGGCGGCGCTGACAAAAACGAAGCGACCCTGCTTGTCCACCGCACAAACGGCGTCCAGCAACAGGTCGATGAAACTCGCCAACGGCGCGGAATTACGGCTTTCCATGGTTCAGCACAGATGTCCGGGCAATGCAGCACTGATCAACCATCCTTGACCGTTTGATCCCGCATCCCTGCACGCAAAATCAAGTCTTGTTCGGCATCAACCCCGGCAGCGCATGCACCAGCGCGTTGACGGCGAAACCGATGAACATCACGCCACACAAACGGGTAATAAGCAGTTCGTGACGTTGATAGATCGTGCGCACCCGTTGCGCGCCGACGACGCCAATGAGGATAGCGTAAGCCAGCAAACCACCGAGGAAACTCAGGGCGATCAGCGCCGGCAACATCGACCAGTTGAGCAATTCGGCTCGGCTCGACAACAACGCAGTGAACGTCGCCACCGCCACCGGATAGGCCTTGGGATTGGTCAGGCCGAACAGGATGCCGTGCCAGAACGGATTGCGCGCCGCGCCTTGCGGCTGGTCATCGCTGCGCCGTTGCGCACGCACCGCGCGCCAGCCCAGCCAGAACAGATATAAACCGCTGAGTACGCCGAGCACATCAAATGCAGTGCTGCCGATTTCCCGGGCGCCGACAATTGCGATCAACGCGGTGCTGCACCAGACCACGTCGCCGAGCAGGTGCCCACAGAGAAACCCTGCCCCCGCCCGTCGCCCATGGGCCGCGCCGATGCCGAATACCGCCAGCACACCCGGCCCCGGCGTAATGCCGTAAATGAAACCCGAGGCCAGCACGGCCAAAAGCAACGATGGAGTCATGGGATACCTGCAAGCGCCAGAACACGTGGTCGCCAGTCTATATCAGCGAAATGTGTCAGATCACGGCTCGTCGTAAAAACGCATGCCGGCGTACGGTTTCAGTCGACAGGCCGCCAGCCGCGAAGCCAATCCACCGACGTGGGCTTCGAGCTTGTGGCCATCGGGGTCAAGGAAGTAGAACGATGCACCTTCGCTGCGGTTTTCCCGCCATTCCTGCACGTTTGCCGCTTTTAGCTGCTCGACGAACAGCGGAAAGTCCGAAGCGCCGAGGCTAAAGGCGTAATGGGTGTAGTCGACGCTCGCCTCGGGCTTTCGTTTCGGGTCAAGCGACAGACACAGCCACAACCCTGGCAGCGACAGATAGGCACCGGCATCCCACGTCGCTTCGACGCGCAACTGCAGCAAGTCACGATAGAACGCCAGGCTGCGATTCAGATCAGTGACGGCAAGCGTCAGGTGATTGAGGCCGGTGAGCATCGGATCAGTAACCTCTGAGGTCTTCAGGGACGACGTATTGCTGGCCGTCGTAAGTCAGGGTGATCTGGGTTTTCTTCAGGTCGGTGGTTTTCGAAACGCACTCGCTGCCCGACTGAGTGTTTTTCATCTTGCTGCCGCTGGTGGTGATGATCAGATCGGCGAGACCGTGATGGCTTGTAGAGCCGATTTCGAGCGTCCTGCGGGTTTTCTTCATGTAACCCGCGCAACCGCTCATGAACTCACCTTGGTTCTTGTAGACCACCAGGCCTTCCAGCACCGGGCGCAGCTCATTGCCTGCGCGGACATACAGCGCCAGATCGGTTTTCTCGTAGGGAATGGCGCTGGAACTGTGCTCGAACTTTGAACGCAGGCCAAACGCCCGGATGTCCGGCGCCAATCGGTAGCGGCCAGTGTCGATGCGCAGATCGTCAAAGCGAATCGCATCGGAGTTGTACGCGCCAGGTTTACGGTAAGTGGCGATGGGTTTTGCGTCGCTGGCGTTGACGATCGCCAGATCCAGATCGAGCACCCCGGCATCATCGCCGCCGGAGTCGGCAAGGTAGTTGGATTTGACCGAGATCGCCTGATTCGGGAAGGCCGGCCAGACGACGCAACGAGACATCGATTGGCCGTCATAGGCCTTGGTGGTGCAAGCGGCTTGGGCTTGGGCGGTGATGGCCAGAATACCGAGGGCGATAAGGAGTCTGGTTGGGGTGAGCATTGTTCTTCCTTGATAAAAGTCGAGTGTGGCGGGCCGGTTACAGACTCTGGAAATCGCTAGGCAAAACGTAAGATTTGCCGTCATAGCGCAGAGTGGTCATCTCGGGTTTGTAATTGATTGTCTTGATTTCACAGGTCTCCGGTGGCCCTTCGCCGGTGAGCCCGGTGGTGACCGATTTGAGGATCAGGTCGGCGAATCCGTGAGAGCTGGTTTTACCTATTTCAATCGTGCGAACCGTAGTCCCGCGATCGCCCGCACAGTTGCCATCCCACTCGCCACTGAAGCGGTAAACCACTAACCGATCCAGCACCGGACGCAATCTGTCGCCCTCTTTCACATAGAGCGAGAGTACGGTTTCATTCAACGGATTGACGCTTGAAGAGCCTTTGAAAATCGCCCGCACACCAAAAGCACGCAGCGTCGGCGTGAGCTTGTAGCGCGCAGTGTCGAGTTCCACACTCTCCAGAGCGATGGCATCAGTGGGGAATGCAGAGGATTGATGCCAGGTGGCGAGCGAGGTCGAATCGCTTGCTGACAACACCGCTAAATTCAAATCGTAGGAACCGATCCTTCCGCCACCGCCATATACCGGGTCCGCTACAAACTTCGATACCGCCGTGATAGTCAGAGGCGGATCGACTGGCCAATCCTTGCACACAGAAAAGTCCCACTGCCCCGCCACAGCTGGCGGCGTGCAATCAGCAAACGCCTGCCCCGCCATCAGCCACCCACCCAGCACCACACACCCGATCAATCCAGACTTCACTGTCACATCCCGCTCCTTGATATCTTTTCAGCCGCGCACTATCCCCTCCTCAATCCTGCGATTCAACCAGTTCAACGCTTGATCCCCACCCCGGCGTTTGTGCCACGCCAGCACAAACGTGAACGGCGGTATCTCGAACGGCGGCGGCACGACGATCAATTCGCGCTGATCAATCTCCCGCAATCCCCGCGATGACACCGTAAGAATCAGGTCCGTGCCGCTGATGAACTGCGGCGCGACGTTCCAGTGCGGCAGGCTGATGGCAACGCGGCGGCGCTCGCGCAAAGCGGTCAGCGCCCGTTCGATTTCCGGCGTGCCGCTGCCACGCATCTCCAACAGCACATGCGGGCGCGACAGGTAGGTCGGCAGATCCAGAACGCCATCGGCGGGCAATGTCTGGCGGTCGAGCAGGCAGACGTAGCGTTCTTCGAACAGCAACGTGCTGCGCAGTTCATGGGGCATTTCCGGGAACACGCCGGCGGCGACGTCGATATCGCCGTTGAGCACGCCTTCAAGCATGCCTTCGCGGCTGGCATGGCTGATTTGCAAATCAATGCCCGGCGCTTCGCGGCGCAGGGTGCGGATCAGCGAGGGCAGGATGATCGCCGCACCATAGTCGGACATCGCCACGCGAAAGGTGCGCCGGGCACTGGCCGGATCGAAGGTGTTGGGCGCCAGCAACGATTGCACCTGGGCCAACGCTTCGGCCAGCGGCGCGACCAGTTCCAATGCCCGCGCGGTGGGCGCCAGACTGGAACCGGCGCGCACCAGCAATGGGTCGCCGAGCAAATCACGCAACCTTGCCAGCGCATGGCTGACCGCCGGCTGGCTCAGGTGCAGGCGCTCGGCAGCACGGGTGACATGCTGCTCGCTGAGCAAGGCGTCGAGGATTACCAGCAGGTTAAGGTCGATACGGCGCAGATCATTCATTTGATGCATGTTCTGGATGATGAAACGGAATTTAAATCTGCGCGGCGAATAGCCTAGAGTCCAGCAAAATCTGTTGGAGGATGAACATGAGTACGTTGCAGTGGGCTGGCCTGTTGGCGCTGGCCGCTTTTGCCGGGGCGGTGGTGCCGTTCCAGAGCGCGATCAACAGCAATCTGGCGCGCGGATTGGGGCATCCGTTGTGGGCGACGCTGGCTTCATTGCTGGTGAGCGTGCTGGTGCTGTTGCCGGTGATTGTGGCGCTGCGCTTGCCGTTACCGTCGCTGGCCTTCATCTGCAAAGCGCCATTGTGGATGTGGGCCGGCGGTGCGTTTGGCGTGTGCTTCGTGGCGTTGGCGGTGATGCTCTTGCCCAAGCTTGGCGCTTCGGGATTTGTGGCGTTGGCGTTGGCTGGGCAGGTGATTGCTTCGATGGTGCTGGATCACTTTGGGCTGTTCGGGTTGGTCGAGAAACAGCTGACACTGTCGCGGGTGTCTGGCGCGGTGTTGTTGATCGCGGGGGTGTTGTTGATTCAGTTTGGCGGGGTGTTTGAGAGGAATGTGGCGGTTGTCGGGTGATGTTCGTACTCGATGGATTTGCAGTGTCTGCAAGTCAGTCTTCGCGAGCAGGCTCGCTCCTACAGTGGTATGCATTTCTTCAGTTGAAATGC
Encoded here:
- a CDS encoding LysR substrate-binding domain-containing protein encodes the protein MHQMNDLRRIDLNLLVILDALLSEQHVTRAAERLHLSQPAVSHALARLRDLLGDPLLVRAGSSLAPTARALELVAPLAEALAQVQSLLAPNTFDPASARRTFRVAMSDYGAAIILPSLIRTLRREAPGIDLQISHASREGMLEGVLNGDIDVAAGVFPEMPHELRSTLLFEERYVCLLDRQTLPADGVLDLPTYLSRPHVLLEMRGSGTPEIERALTALRERRRVAISLPHWNVAPQFISGTDLILTVSSRGLREIDQRELIVVPPPFEIPPFTFVLAWHKRRGGDQALNWLNRRIEEGIVRG
- a CDS encoding DUF4142 domain-containing protein → MSRMATQVRRLSFVTVLGLFASSAFAQSPAEFINDASAKGMADIEASRLAHQKTESKEVKDYTIVVINDRTTANQHLAKIAKKLDLPVAPREEMADKAKEMIPEVKDGATFDRAYAASQVKATEEAIQQIQQEAQTTDVPEIKAFADETLPKLQNHLQMARALQASR
- a CDS encoding KGG domain-containing protein; the protein is MPNSRNSNSGNFANDRTKASEAGRKGGKTTTTTVDKEPAKTDMGRKPAQKSK
- a CDS encoding GGDEF domain-containing protein; its protein translation is MESRNSAPLASFIDLLLDAVCAVDKQGRFVFVSAACERVFGYTPDELIGRPMIELVHPADRERTLAAASEIMGGEPKLNFENRYVRKDGSVAHILWSARWSEVDQLRIAVARDITERKQAESRQAALYAISEAAHAAEDLLALFKRIHLIIGEWLPAMNFSVALYDEHCAQLNFPYHVDDHELQPEKPGTITGRLCAQVIRSGQPILLTPDSADSPPDFAALVAEQNSPCWLGVPLNSKNGTIGAMIVKSLPGGERYTEQDKELLQYVCAQVATAIERQQLHARLRRMAQYDQLTQLPNRELLRDRLKAAMASAREQSGHMALLYVDLDRFKQVNDTFGHAVGDMLLQTVANRLKGCVRETDTVARIGGDEFVVLLHSVQAAEDADGVAQKIRQVLVQPMRLDGHNLKIEPSIGVARYPEHGCEEHQLFRHADQAMYAAKRQNHHALNS
- a CDS encoding LysE family translocator, producing MTPSLLLAVLASGFIYGITPGPGVLAVFGIGAAHGRRAGAGFLCGHLLGDVVWCSTALIAIVGAREIGSTAFDVLGVLSGLYLFWLGWRAVRAQRRSDDQPQGAARNPFWHGILFGLTNPKAYPVAVATFTALLSSRAELLNWSMLPALIALSFLGGLLAYAILIGVVGAQRVRTIYQRHELLITRLCGVMFIGFAVNALVHALPGLMPNKT
- a CDS encoding DMT family transporter, with protein sequence MSTLQWAGLLALAAFAGAVVPFQSAINSNLARGLGHPLWATLASLLVSVLVLLPVIVALRLPLPSLAFICKAPLWMWAGGAFGVCFVALAVMLLPKLGASGFVALALAGQVIASMVLDHFGLFGLVEKQLTLSRVSGAVLLIAGVLLIQFGGVFERNVAVVG
- the fos gene encoding fosfomycin resistance glutathione transferase; its protein translation is MLTGLNHLTLAVTDLNRSLAFYRDLLQLRVEATWDAGAYLSLPGLWLCLSLDPKRKPEASVDYTHYAFSLGASDFPLFVEQLKAANVQEWRENRSEGASFYFLDPDGHKLEAHVGGLASRLAACRLKPYAGMRFYDEP